In the genome of Verrucomicrobiales bacterium, one region contains:
- a CDS encoding GIY-YIG nuclease family protein, which yields MSGFYYVYILETVEEPRSYYVGLTQDLAERLKYHNAGRVPHTSRPNS from the coding sequence GTGTCCGGGTTTTATTACGTCTACATTCTAGAAACCGTGGAGGAGCCACGATCCTATTATGTAGGACTCACCCAGGATCTGGCCGAGCGACTCAAATACCACAACGCGGGCCGAGTTCCCCACACTTCACGACCAAACTCGTGA
- a CDS encoding potassium transporter Kup, producing MSYTETVSRPRAGLVLGALGVVYGDIGTSPLYALRECFHGVHGVPLNRDNLLGVLSLIFWALILIVWVKYLLTVMRASNHGEGGILALLALAIGSRVNQSKGPLVFLGVFGAALLYGDGMLTPAVTVLGAVEGLKVATSQFESWVVPIAVVIMIGLFSFQHIGTGNVGKIFGPVMTIWFATLAALGIHGIVQAPSVLNALNPWWAIQFLLTGNLTSFLVLGSVFLAVTGAEALYADMGHFGLPPIRRAWFLAVFPGLVLNYLGQGALLLTHPEAVENPFYKLAPGWALYPLVALSTMAAVIASQALISGAFSLTMQGIQLGYIPRLNILHTSSTERGQIYIPPVNWALMVCCIGLVLGFRSSDKLAGAYGIAVTLTMLVTSLLFGVAARRLWGWSKLKAWGAVACFGVIELAFFCGNAVKFLEGGWFPILIGVSAYTLMSTWKRGRQLVYQKLSQGSLPLELFLEDVKLNPPVRVRGTAVFLCGSSAGTPQALLHNLKHNKIIHDRTVLLHIATDDAAHVSSSQRLQVADLSNGFYQVTARYGFMEEPNVEHILRRCSEYQLDFKPMETTFFLGRETILPTKGAGMSFWRERLFAFMSRNAQQATTFFRLPANRVVELGMQVEI from the coding sequence ATGAGTTATACCGAGACCGTCTCCCGCCCGCGGGCGGGTTTGGTGTTGGGAGCCCTGGGTGTGGTCTACGGCGATATCGGGACCAGCCCGCTCTATGCGCTGCGGGAATGCTTCCATGGAGTCCATGGTGTGCCGCTGAACCGCGACAACCTGCTGGGTGTGCTGTCGCTAATCTTTTGGGCTCTGATCCTCATCGTGTGGGTCAAATATCTGCTGACCGTCATGCGGGCGAGCAACCACGGCGAAGGTGGCATCCTGGCTCTGCTGGCCTTGGCGATCGGAAGCCGGGTCAATCAATCCAAAGGTCCTCTGGTCTTCCTCGGAGTCTTCGGCGCGGCATTGCTCTACGGAGATGGAATGCTCACACCGGCGGTGACGGTCCTGGGCGCGGTGGAAGGACTGAAGGTAGCCACCAGCCAGTTCGAATCCTGGGTCGTGCCGATCGCGGTCGTGATCATGATCGGACTCTTCTCCTTTCAACACATCGGCACCGGGAACGTCGGCAAGATTTTCGGGCCCGTCATGACCATCTGGTTTGCCACCCTGGCCGCCCTGGGCATCCATGGCATCGTTCAGGCTCCTTCCGTCCTCAACGCCCTGAATCCCTGGTGGGCGATCCAATTCCTGCTGACCGGCAACCTCACGTCCTTCCTCGTTCTTGGTTCGGTGTTCCTCGCCGTCACCGGTGCAGAAGCACTCTATGCCGACATGGGCCACTTTGGCTTGCCTCCGATCCGCCGCGCGTGGTTTCTGGCGGTGTTCCCCGGCTTGGTTCTGAATTACCTGGGACAGGGAGCCCTGCTCCTCACTCACCCGGAAGCGGTCGAAAACCCCTTCTACAAGCTGGCACCCGGCTGGGCGCTCTATCCGCTGGTGGCCCTCAGCACCATGGCGGCTGTTATTGCCTCCCAAGCGCTGATCTCGGGAGCGTTCTCACTGACCATGCAGGGAATCCAGCTGGGGTATATTCCGCGGCTGAACATCCTGCACACCTCATCGACAGAACGTGGCCAGATTTATATTCCGCCGGTGAACTGGGCGCTGATGGTCTGCTGCATCGGGCTGGTGCTCGGCTTCCGCTCCTCCGACAAACTGGCGGGGGCCTATGGCATCGCGGTCACGCTGACGATGTTGGTGACGAGCCTGCTCTTCGGAGTCGCCGCCCGACGCCTTTGGGGCTGGAGCAAACTCAAAGCTTGGGGTGCGGTGGCCTGCTTCGGGGTGATCGAGCTGGCCTTCTTCTGCGGAAACGCGGTCAAGTTCCTGGAGGGCGGATGGTTTCCAATCCTGATCGGAGTGAGCGCCTACACCCTGATGTCCACCTGGAAACGAGGCCGCCAGCTGGTCTATCAAAAGCTCAGCCAAGGTTCACTTCCCCTGGAATTATTTCTGGAGGACGTGAAGCTCAACCCGCCAGTGCGGGTGCGCGGCACCGCGGTGTTCCTGTGCGGCAGCTCGGCGGGCACCCCGCAGGCCCTGCTCCACAATCTGAAGCACAACAAGATCATCCACGATCGCACCGTGCTGCTGCATATCGCGACGGACGATGCCGCCCATGTCAGTTCCAGCCAGCGGCTCCAGGTAGCCGATCTATCCAATGGCTTTTATCAAGTGACAGCCAGGTATGGATTTATGGAAGAGCCGAATGTCGAGCACATCCTGCGTCGATGCTCGGAGTACCAGCTGGACTTCAAACCCATGGAGACCACCTTCTTCCTGGGCCGGGAGACGATATTGCCGACCAAGGGAGCCGGAATGAGTTTCTGGCGCGAACGGCTGTTCGCCTTCATGTCGCGAAATGCCCAGCAGGCCACCACCTTCTTCCGACTCCCAGCCAACCGCGTCGTCGAACTGGGCATGCAGGTGGAGATCTAG
- a CDS encoding aminopeptidase P family protein encodes MNDPLLIVADSEHDANMLYAVGMFVPDPFIFFQVGKRSTIIMSDLEVDRARREASHCRVVARSEVVRRLVRDKVQPPDTAAVIAYALKKAGVRKVRVPDNFPMGLAQRLERLRIKVKPRAGDFFAERAKKTATEVKKISAALTMAEVGLAEGIHAIKNSRVGKNRRLMYRNVPLTSERLRGIIGTAVIQAGGIAANTIVASGLQTCDPHERGHGVLKAGEPIILDVFPRSEQTGYFGDITRTVVKGRASEAVRQLYRAVEEGQDLAFSLLCHGADSREIHLKVQAHFTSLGYRTGRSRGRMQGFFHSTGHGLGLDLHESLSIGPNSQDQLQEGHVVTIEPGLYFPNLGGVRLEDVALVTRRGARNLTRFEKVLEV; translated from the coding sequence ATGAACGACCCTTTGCTGATCGTTGCTGATTCCGAACATGACGCCAATATGCTGTATGCTGTTGGCATGTTTGTCCCCGATCCGTTTATTTTTTTCCAAGTAGGAAAACGCTCGACGATCATCATGAGTGATCTGGAAGTCGATCGAGCGCGTCGGGAGGCGTCGCATTGTCGAGTGGTGGCCAGAAGTGAGGTGGTGCGTCGGTTGGTGCGCGACAAGGTTCAGCCTCCCGACACCGCCGCGGTGATCGCCTATGCACTGAAGAAGGCAGGGGTCCGCAAGGTTCGCGTGCCGGACAATTTTCCGATGGGGCTGGCTCAGCGATTAGAACGCCTTCGCATCAAGGTGAAGCCGCGCGCTGGAGATTTTTTTGCGGAGCGCGCCAAGAAGACCGCGACCGAGGTCAAGAAGATCAGCGCCGCATTAACGATGGCTGAAGTGGGTTTGGCGGAAGGGATTCACGCCATCAAGAATTCACGAGTCGGCAAGAACCGCCGCCTGATGTACCGCAACGTCCCGCTCACTTCGGAGAGATTGCGCGGCATCATCGGAACGGCGGTGATCCAGGCCGGTGGCATCGCTGCCAACACGATCGTGGCATCGGGCCTGCAGACCTGTGATCCGCACGAACGGGGACACGGAGTGCTCAAGGCGGGAGAGCCCATTATTTTGGACGTTTTCCCGCGATCCGAACAGACGGGCTATTTTGGAGACATCACGCGCACGGTAGTGAAAGGTCGGGCTTCCGAAGCGGTCAGGCAGCTCTATCGGGCGGTGGAGGAGGGGCAGGATCTTGCTTTTTCCCTGCTCTGTCACGGGGCCGACAGCCGGGAGATTCACTTGAAGGTGCAGGCTCACTTCACCAGCTTAGGGTATCGGACCGGCCGTTCGCGCGGCCGCATGCAGGGGTTTTTTCATAGCACAGGGCATGGCCTGGGATTGGATCTTCATGAATCGCTCAGCATCGGCCCCAACTCCCAGGATCAGCTTCAGGAGGGGCATGTGGTGACGATCGAGCCTGGACTCTATTTCCCCAATCTCGGTGGCGTTCGGCTGGAGGATGTGGCCCTGGTGACCAGGCGCGGAGCCCGCAACCTCACGCGTTTCGAGAAGGTTCTCGAGGTCTGA
- the solA gene encoding N-methyl-L-tryptophan oxidase codes for MDKKHQMIFDTLVIGLGAMGSAAAYHLACRGHNVMGLDRFAPPHAMGSSHGQTRIIREAYFEHPLYVPLLQRAFDLWRDLEVRSGERLLQTTGGLMLGPEKGVIFPGARASAEQHHLPHEVLTASEISRRFPALRPSEDLLGLWEPRAGILFPETCIASHLALAHACGATLRTDEPVLEWKASAQGCEVRTSRGTYSAQNLLFTAGSWVSSLLPELSLPLSLERQILFWFSALQNPQYFAPDRCPVHLWETNEGDFFYGFPDLGDGVKLALHHSGAPTTLETLDRTVQPADEVALRRQMRRFTPDANGPLRSATVCTYTNTPDSHFWIDCHPEHPQVWIASPCSGHGFKFASVLGEVLADLVMRRKPAFDLSLFRSRFVK; via the coding sequence GTGGATAAGAAACACCAGATGATCTTCGACACCCTAGTCATTGGTTTGGGAGCCATGGGGAGTGCGGCCGCATACCACCTGGCCTGCCGCGGCCACAATGTCATGGGCCTCGATCGCTTCGCGCCCCCTCACGCGATGGGCTCCTCCCACGGACAGACTCGCATCATCCGCGAGGCTTATTTCGAGCATCCTCTCTACGTCCCGCTTCTCCAACGAGCGTTCGACCTCTGGCGGGATCTGGAGGTACGCAGCGGGGAACGGTTGCTCCAAACCACCGGGGGGTTAATGCTAGGCCCAGAGAAAGGCGTGATCTTCCCAGGCGCGAGGGCCAGCGCCGAGCAACATCACCTGCCCCACGAAGTCCTGACCGCGAGCGAGATCAGCCGTCGGTTTCCCGCACTGCGGCCGTCGGAGGATCTCCTGGGCCTCTGGGAGCCCCGGGCGGGAATTCTCTTCCCAGAAACGTGCATCGCCTCTCACCTCGCTCTCGCGCACGCCTGCGGCGCGACCCTGCGCACCGACGAGCCGGTCCTGGAATGGAAAGCCTCCGCTCAGGGCTGCGAGGTCAGGACTTCGCGTGGAACCTACAGCGCCCAAAACCTCCTGTTCACCGCCGGAAGCTGGGTAAGCTCTCTGCTGCCGGAACTGTCCCTACCCCTCTCCCTCGAACGTCAAATCCTGTTCTGGTTCTCAGCGCTACAAAACCCCCAATATTTTGCACCCGATCGCTGTCCCGTTCACTTGTGGGAAACCAACGAGGGGGACTTCTTCTACGGATTCCCGGACCTGGGCGACGGAGTGAAGCTGGCCCTGCACCACTCCGGGGCTCCCACGACGCTGGAGACCTTGGATCGCACAGTCCAGCCGGCTGATGAGGTGGCCCTGAGGAGACAGATGCGTCGCTTCACTCCTGATGCCAACGGTCCACTCCGATCGGCTACCGTCTGCACCTACACCAATACTCCCGATTCACATTTCTGGATCGACTGCCACCCGGAACACCCGCAGGTTTGGATCGCCAGCCCCTGCTCCGGACATGGGTTCAAGTTCGCCAGCGTGTTGGGTGAGGTGCTGGCCGACCTGGTCATGCGCCGAAAGCCCGCCTTCGATCTCAGCCTGTTCCGAAGCCGCTTCGTTAAGTGA
- a CDS encoding polysaccharide deacetylase family protein translates to MMLWTTLASHAAEMTFAERLGWKPGSVVVILHVDDVGMSRPSNLGAVEAVEKGVATSWAVMMPCPWVPDIARYLRDHPDVDSGLHLTLTSEWAPYRWGPVAGKPAVPGLVDPEGCLWRSVVAVAAKASADEVEREIRAQVDRAETMGLPITHLDSHMGTLFARPDYFERFVKVGLEKKIPILAVGGHSTHTLIENADATIKLKPWIRKIWNGGLPVLDDLHTGSYGWKPNEKTERLVTLLSDLKPGVTEILFHASRPTEDFPIITGSSESRKADLSALTDPKVRELIQARGIQLTTWKELMRRRQKSTDLD, encoded by the coding sequence ATGATGCTCTGGACCACGCTCGCATCCCACGCCGCGGAGATGACGTTTGCCGAGCGTCTGGGCTGGAAACCGGGCTCCGTGGTGGTGATTTTGCATGTGGACGATGTAGGCATGTCTCGCCCCTCCAACTTGGGAGCCGTGGAAGCCGTCGAGAAAGGTGTCGCGACCTCCTGGGCGGTGATGATGCCCTGCCCGTGGGTGCCTGATATCGCCCGCTACCTTCGGGATCACCCCGACGTGGACAGCGGACTCCACCTGACGCTGACTTCTGAGTGGGCGCCGTACCGCTGGGGTCCTGTGGCCGGCAAACCCGCCGTTCCGGGGCTGGTGGACCCCGAGGGTTGTCTCTGGCGTAGCGTCGTTGCTGTCGCAGCCAAGGCATCGGCCGACGAGGTCGAGCGAGAGATTCGCGCTCAGGTGGATCGAGCTGAAACCATGGGCCTGCCCATCACCCACCTGGACTCCCACATGGGCACGCTCTTCGCGCGGCCCGATTACTTTGAACGGTTCGTGAAAGTCGGCCTGGAGAAGAAGATTCCCATCCTTGCCGTCGGCGGCCATTCGACTCACACGCTGATCGAAAACGCCGATGCGACCATCAAACTCAAACCATGGATCCGAAAGATATGGAATGGGGGGCTCCCGGTACTGGATGACCTCCACACGGGATCCTACGGCTGGAAGCCCAACGAGAAAACCGAACGACTGGTGACTTTGCTCTCCGATCTCAAACCAGGGGTGACGGAAATCCTGTTCCATGCTTCGCGGCCGACGGAAGACTTTCCCATCATTACGGGGTCCAGCGAATCTCGAAAGGCTGACCTCTCCGCGCTTACCGACCCGAAAGTCCGCGAACTCATCCAGGCGCGGGGCATCCAGCTGACCACCTGGAAGGAACTCATGAGGCGCCGGCAAAAGTCGACCGATTTAGACTGA
- a CDS encoding TetR/AcrR family transcriptional regulator translates to MGVSERKARERSSREELILEQARLILLREGYQALNLDRLAEAVEYSKGTLYQHFESKEDIALAVATRALAERADLFEQAERFQGKTRERMRAVGFACCEFAMRHPDYFKVEMMLKGLSFWEKASAQRRSAHGQQAMRAFQVGHGIVQAALRQGDLPRSSLGSQQITFSLIAVTVGSHIMAAEPDLSALAGIRNPIATVRENQDLMCDGLGWKPLAGHWDYEATDRRIHAEIFPTSTWYDARTSPRPAKKTARVPRRSSP, encoded by the coding sequence ATGGGTGTCAGCGAGCGCAAAGCACGGGAACGGAGCAGCCGGGAGGAGTTGATCCTCGAGCAGGCTCGGCTCATTTTACTTCGGGAAGGCTATCAGGCGCTCAACCTCGATCGTTTGGCGGAAGCGGTGGAGTATTCCAAGGGTACCTTGTACCAACACTTCGAGTCCAAGGAGGATATCGCCCTGGCCGTGGCGACTCGCGCTTTGGCGGAACGAGCTGATCTTTTTGAGCAGGCGGAGCGTTTTCAGGGAAAGACCCGTGAGCGCATGCGGGCGGTGGGATTCGCCTGCTGCGAGTTCGCGATGCGACATCCTGATTACTTCAAGGTGGAGATGATGTTGAAAGGCCTTTCGTTCTGGGAGAAGGCTTCCGCCCAGCGTCGTTCCGCGCATGGACAGCAGGCCATGCGAGCGTTTCAGGTGGGACACGGAATTGTCCAGGCAGCCTTAAGGCAGGGGGACCTTCCCCGATCCAGCCTTGGATCGCAGCAGATCACCTTCAGCCTCATCGCCGTGACGGTGGGCAGTCATATCATGGCCGCGGAGCCTGACCTTTCGGCGCTGGCCGGGATCCGCAATCCGATCGCGACGGTGCGCGAGAACCAAGATTTGATGTGCGATGGTCTCGGCTGGAAGCCGCTGGCTGGACACTGGGACTACGAGGCTACGGATCGTCGCATCCATGCTGAAATCTTTCCGACCTCTACTTGGTACGACGCGCGAACCTCCCCGCGTCCCGCCAAGAAAACCGCGCGCGTTCCCCGCCGCTCCTCGCCATGA
- a CDS encoding FtsX-like permease family protein: MNYIAIQMLTGDRAKYLGLIFSIAFSTFLLENQTSIFAGILRRSGNQILDVTDADVWVMDPRTQYFEETKALKETDLNRVRGVAGVDYAVRLFKGNPVARTEAGHYNVCTVQGLDDATLVGAPRSMLLGSWERLREPRSIVIDKAGYLLLFPGEPLQIGPTLELNDHKVQIVGISDALPAFVNFPIIHARYSEAIQFQGRERKQLSFVLVRPVPGISPETLARRIGEQTGLRARTRDEFRWDCIRYYLKNTGIPVNFGITIGIAVIVGLVVSGQTFYLFTVENLRQFGALKAIGVTNLRLMGMIVLQALMVWFVGFSLGTGLAAGFFEATLNNIPTRHLVLMWQNVLGVGALMMGVVLLASLLSIRRVIVLEPAIVFR; encoded by the coding sequence ATGAACTACATCGCCATCCAGATGCTCACGGGGGATCGAGCGAAATATCTCGGCCTGATCTTTTCTATCGCCTTCAGCACCTTTTTGCTCGAGAACCAAACCTCGATCTTCGCGGGCATCCTGCGTCGCTCGGGAAACCAGATTCTCGATGTGACCGATGCGGATGTCTGGGTGATGGATCCGCGGACGCAATATTTCGAGGAGACCAAGGCGCTTAAGGAGACCGATCTCAACCGTGTGCGTGGAGTGGCCGGAGTCGACTATGCGGTCCGGCTGTTCAAAGGAAATCCCGTCGCGCGCACCGAGGCCGGCCACTACAATGTTTGCACCGTCCAGGGCTTGGACGATGCGACCTTGGTCGGCGCGCCCAGGTCCATGCTTTTGGGCTCTTGGGAACGACTCCGGGAACCTCGGTCGATCGTCATCGACAAAGCTGGCTACCTTCTCTTGTTCCCCGGCGAGCCTTTGCAGATCGGACCCACCCTCGAGCTGAACGATCACAAGGTCCAGATCGTTGGCATCTCCGATGCGCTTCCGGCGTTCGTCAACTTTCCCATCATCCACGCGCGCTACAGCGAGGCCATCCAGTTTCAAGGACGGGAGCGGAAGCAGCTTTCCTTTGTGCTAGTTCGGCCCGTGCCGGGAATTTCCCCGGAAACTCTGGCGCGTCGAATCGGCGAGCAGACAGGTCTGAGGGCGCGAACCCGCGATGAGTTTCGTTGGGATTGTATTCGCTACTACCTCAAGAACACCGGCATCCCGGTCAACTTTGGCATCACGATTGGGATCGCGGTCATCGTCGGGCTGGTGGTGTCCGGCCAGACCTTCTATCTCTTCACGGTGGAGAACCTCCGGCAGTTTGGTGCGCTCAAAGCGATCGGGGTGACGAATCTCAGGCTCATGGGAATGATCGTGCTGCAGGCGCTGATGGTGTGGTTCGTCGGGTTTTCCCTGGGCACCGGCTTGGCGGCCGGCTTTTTCGAAGCCACACTGAACAACATCCCGACCCGACATCTGGTGCTCATGTGGCAGAACGTGTTGGGCGTGGGCGCTCTGATGATGGGAGTCGTGCTGCTTGCCAGCCTGCTGAGCATTCGTCGCGTGATCGTGCTCGAACCCGCCATTGTGTTTCGATGA
- a CDS encoding ABC transporter ATP-binding protein → MKPASSISDVTAPGRTAVRCQELHKHFGTGDARVEVLRGVNFAAELGQLTFLVGPSGCGKTTLISVIAGLLDSTAGEVEVFGVRPETMAARERIEFRRRNLGFVFQQYNLLPALTAAENAAVPLMVAGMPRRGALDRARDLLSRLGLNNRLDALPRTLSGGQQQRVALARALVHEPRLVVCDEPTAALDHETGNDVMELLASSAVHPSRAVIVVTHDSRVFQFADAIAHMDDGRIVRVQGRPSSSSGDQS, encoded by the coding sequence ATGAAACCAGCGTCTTCCATTTCCGACGTTACGGCTCCAGGACGCACTGCGGTTCGGTGTCAGGAGTTGCACAAGCATTTCGGCACTGGCGACGCGCGGGTGGAGGTGCTGCGGGGGGTCAACTTCGCCGCCGAACTGGGGCAATTGACATTTCTGGTCGGACCTAGCGGGTGCGGTAAGACGACGCTGATCTCGGTGATTGCCGGGCTGTTGGACAGCACCGCCGGTGAGGTGGAAGTGTTTGGCGTGCGACCCGAAACCATGGCCGCGCGGGAGCGAATTGAGTTCCGGCGTCGGAACCTGGGGTTCGTGTTTCAACAGTACAATTTGCTGCCGGCCTTGACTGCCGCCGAGAACGCGGCGGTTCCGTTGATGGTGGCCGGAATGCCGCGGCGCGGGGCTCTGGATCGTGCCCGTGATTTGCTGTCGCGGTTGGGCCTGAATAATCGGTTGGACGCGCTTCCGCGAACTCTCTCCGGCGGGCAGCAGCAGCGGGTCGCCCTTGCTCGAGCGCTGGTCCACGAGCCTCGCCTCGTGGTGTGTGACGAGCCTACGGCCGCGCTCGATCACGAGACCGGCAATGATGTCATGGAGCTGCTGGCTTCATCCGCGGTGCATCCCTCTCGCGCCGTGATCGTGGTCACTCACGACAGCCGGGTGTTTCAGTTTGCCGACGCCATCGCCCACATGGACGATGGTCGCATCGTTCGGGTACAAGGGCGACCTTCGTCGTCCAGTGGAGATCAATCTTGA
- a CDS encoding efflux RND transporter periplasmic adaptor subunit, giving the protein MKKMLMPLLGVLVLCLAAASIVRTQPAAHRNDPPSAPPRSTFTSRVAAVGLVEANTENISIGSHLPGVVEQVFVQVGQPVKKGDPLVKLDTRRLEAARAEAEAAVAVRQASLETAKADAQSAEASLSDVQRLLKIAEATDPRSISVEEVTRRRSAVEIAQARLAAARSSIGAAEAGIRAAEATLASTRVEIERSTVHAPIEGQVLQVKIRVGEFVPAGATPEAWLLLGNVTPLYLRADVDEHEAWRVTSQAKAEAQVRGNAALASPLEFVRFEPYVLPKRSLTGEAVERVDTRVLQVIYRITNKDLRLFVGQQMDVFIEAEASERAGSVTPVTQ; this is encoded by the coding sequence ATGAAAAAGATGCTCATGCCGTTGTTGGGGGTGTTGGTGCTTTGTCTCGCGGCGGCCTCCATCGTGCGCACCCAGCCGGCGGCCCACCGCAACGACCCGCCGTCCGCACCGCCGCGATCCACCTTTACCTCACGCGTGGCCGCCGTGGGCTTGGTCGAAGCCAATACGGAGAATATCTCCATTGGCTCCCATCTGCCGGGGGTGGTGGAGCAGGTGTTCGTGCAGGTGGGGCAACCGGTGAAGAAGGGGGACCCCCTGGTGAAGTTAGACACCCGACGTCTCGAGGCCGCGAGGGCGGAGGCGGAGGCGGCGGTCGCGGTTCGTCAGGCTTCGCTCGAAACGGCGAAGGCCGATGCCCAATCCGCGGAGGCGTCACTGTCCGATGTGCAGCGCCTGTTAAAGATCGCCGAAGCGACCGATCCCCGCAGCATCAGTGTCGAGGAAGTGACCCGGCGTCGGAGCGCCGTGGAAATCGCTCAGGCCCGGCTGGCCGCCGCCCGATCGAGCATCGGTGCTGCCGAGGCTGGAATTCGAGCGGCCGAAGCGACCCTCGCATCCACCCGGGTGGAGATCGAACGCAGCACGGTCCACGCGCCGATCGAGGGACAGGTCCTGCAAGTGAAGATTCGCGTCGGCGAGTTTGTGCCCGCGGGAGCGACGCCGGAGGCCTGGCTCCTGCTGGGAAACGTGACACCCCTTTACCTGCGGGCCGACGTCGATGAGCATGAGGCCTGGCGCGTCACGTCCCAGGCCAAGGCCGAGGCCCAGGTGCGAGGGAACGCCGCGTTGGCGAGCCCGTTGGAGTTTGTGCGGTTTGAGCCTTATGTTCTGCCCAAGCGATCCCTCACTGGGGAGGCGGTCGAGCGGGTGGACACTCGCGTGTTGCAGGTGATTTATCGGATCACGAACAAAGACCTACGGCTGTTCGTCGGCCAGCAGATGGATGTCTTTATCGAAGCTGAGGCATCGGAGCGGGCGGGGAGCGTAACCCCGGTGACTCAGTAG